In a genomic window of Deinococcus aquiradiocola:
- a CDS encoding phosphoenolpyruvate carboxylase translates to MSLNEDVNLLGRTLGTVLSEQEGPEFLELVERVRALVRQARAGGDDTPLRELLSGADAHTAENLVRAFTLYFQLVNLAEEHERVRVLSASPGPRPQSLAQALIELKDMGLTAEQTEALIARVDLGLTFTAHPTEMRRRTVRGHLVDVAQDIQSLTGPAVERIAAHIEALWSTPELRRLKPTVLDEVKGGLSYVSVIAQALPALQQGLRRAFHDVYGRDTGAQLPISFSSWMGGDRDGNPFVTPDATREALALHRERARDLLLESIIQAYADLSQEGLEDDQDAYRRELRALHNAVRDGETVDLVARLEALDARLRHDGQTRSADLLLTPLLTRARVFGQHLVSLDVREHSALTGGAVATLLREAGVEADYLNLPEHARLELLSRELRSRRPLWPAGAVLPEDLERAIGPVREVARAAGVVGPRAFGRYVVSMAESVSDVLEPLILAREVGFAVLPVPLFETLDDLERAPSVMWELLALPEYRAVLGDHVQEIMLGYSDSNKDAGFLAANWALHEAQRNISSVCRRAGVPWRFFHGRGTSIGRGGGPAGRAILGQPAGTIDAGLRITEQGEALADKYSHPVLAQRNLEQALYGLLLAAARPADDLPAAWVDALGRASRASAAAYRALVEDDRFLPLFEEVTPIHEIARLNIASRPVRRPGPPTLGSLRAIPWVMSWTQNRANLPGWYGLREGLAEIGTDLAREMYHGWAFFRSVLDNAQMSLAKSDLLIFEEYARLVPATETEHAALVRQLEDAYRSTVMQVQDVVGAELLSAEPRLKRSIELRNPYIDPIHRLQVELLRRSRAGDGGSANMSAELERPLLLSVQGISAGVRNTG, encoded by the coding sequence ATGAGTCTGAACGAAGATGTCAATCTGCTGGGGCGGACCCTCGGCACGGTCCTGAGCGAGCAGGAAGGCCCGGAGTTCCTGGAGCTGGTGGAGCGCGTGCGGGCGCTGGTGCGTCAGGCGCGTGCGGGCGGGGACGACACGCCGCTGCGTGAACTGCTGTCCGGCGCGGACGCGCACACGGCCGAGAACCTCGTGCGGGCCTTCACGCTGTACTTCCAGCTCGTGAACCTCGCCGAGGAGCACGAGCGCGTGCGCGTCCTGAGCGCCAGCCCGGGGCCGCGCCCGCAGAGCCTCGCGCAGGCCCTCATCGAGCTGAAGGACATGGGGCTCACGGCGGAGCAGACGGAGGCGCTGATCGCGCGGGTGGACCTGGGCCTGACGTTCACGGCGCACCCGACCGAGATGCGGCGCCGCACGGTACGCGGGCACCTCGTGGACGTCGCGCAGGACATCCAGTCGCTGACGGGACCGGCGGTGGAACGCATCGCGGCGCACATCGAGGCGCTGTGGAGCACGCCGGAACTGCGCCGCCTGAAGCCGACGGTGCTGGACGAGGTGAAGGGCGGCCTGAGTTACGTGTCCGTGATCGCGCAGGCCCTCCCGGCCCTGCAGCAGGGACTGAGGCGCGCGTTCCACGACGTGTACGGCCGCGACACGGGCGCGCAGCTCCCCATCAGCTTCAGCTCGTGGATGGGCGGCGACCGGGACGGGAATCCCTTCGTGACGCCCGACGCGACCCGCGAGGCGCTCGCCCTGCACCGCGAGCGGGCCCGCGACCTGCTGCTGGAGAGCATCATCCAGGCGTACGCGGACCTCAGCCAGGAGGGCCTGGAGGACGATCAGGACGCGTACCGCCGCGAACTGCGCGCCCTGCACAACGCCGTGCGCGACGGCGAGACGGTGGACCTCGTGGCCCGGCTGGAGGCACTGGACGCGCGACTGCGGCACGACGGGCAGACGCGCAGCGCCGACCTGCTCCTCACACCGCTCCTCACGCGCGCCCGCGTGTTCGGGCAGCACCTCGTGAGCCTCGACGTGCGCGAGCACAGCGCCCTGACGGGCGGCGCGGTCGCCACGCTGCTGCGCGAGGCGGGCGTGGAGGCCGACTACCTGAACCTGCCGGAGCACGCCCGACTGGAACTCCTGTCCCGTGAGCTCCGCTCGCGCCGCCCGCTGTGGCCCGCCGGTGCGGTCCTCCCCGAGGACCTGGAGCGCGCCATCGGCCCGGTTCGCGAGGTGGCCCGCGCGGCCGGCGTGGTCGGCCCGCGCGCCTTCGGGCGGTACGTGGTGAGCATGGCCGAGAGCGTCAGCGACGTGCTGGAACCGCTGATCTTGGCGCGCGAGGTGGGCTTCGCGGTGCTGCCCGTCCCGCTGTTCGAGACGCTCGACGACCTGGAGCGCGCCCCGAGCGTCATGTGGGAACTGCTGGCCCTGCCGGAGTACCGCGCAGTGCTGGGCGACCACGTGCAGGAAATCATGCTCGGGTACTCCGACAGCAACAAGGACGCGGGCTTCCTCGCCGCGAACTGGGCGCTGCACGAGGCGCAGCGCAACATCAGCAGCGTGTGTCGCCGCGCGGGCGTCCCGTGGCGCTTCTTCCACGGGCGCGGCACCAGCATCGGGCGCGGTGGCGGTCCCGCCGGGCGCGCCATTCTCGGCCAGCCCGCAGGCACCATCGACGCGGGGCTGCGCATCACGGAGCAGGGCGAGGCGCTCGCCGACAAGTACAGCCACCCGGTCCTCGCGCAGCGCAACCTCGAACAGGCGCTGTACGGCCTGCTGCTCGCCGCCGCGCGTCCCGCCGACGACCTGCCCGCCGCGTGGGTGGACGCGCTCGGCCGCGCCAGCCGCGCCAGTGCCGCCGCGTACCGCGCGCTGGTGGAGGACGACCGCTTCCTGCCGCTCTTCGAGGAGGTGACGCCCATCCACGAGATCGCGCGCCTCAACATCGCGTCGCGCCCCGTGCGCCGCCCCGGCCCGCCCACCCTCGGATCGCTGCGCGCCATTCCGTGGGTGATGAGCTGGACGCAGAACCGCGCGAACCTGCCCGGCTGGTACGGGCTGCGCGAGGGCCTCGCAGAGATCGGCACGGACCTCGCCCGCGAGATGTACCACGGCTGGGCTTTCTTCCGCAGTGTCCTCGACAACGCGCAGATGAGCCTCGCGAAGTCCGACCTCCTGATCTTCGAGGAGTACGCGCGCCTCGTCCCGGCCACCGAGACGGAACACGCCGCCCTCGTGCGTCAGCTGGAGGACGCGTACCGCAGCACCGTCATGCAGGTGCAGGACGTGGTGGGCGCTGAACTGCTCAGCGCCGAACCGCGCCTGAAGCGCAGCATCGAACTCCGCAACCCGTACATCGATCCCATCCACCGCCTGCAGGTGGAACTCCTGCGCCGCTCCCGCGCCGGGGACGGCGGGTCCGCCAACATGTCCGCCGAACTGGAACGCCCGCTGCTGCTGAGCGTGCAGGGCATCTCCGCGGGCGTGCGCAACACCGGCTGA
- a CDS encoding TIGR00282 family metallophosphoesterase, translating to MLRVLFVGDVYGKPGRRVLASHLPTIRSQFHFVIVNGENAAGGFGLNRESFDAITRAGADCVTLGNHAWHHKEVFSLLDDRRVVRPVNLPIGTPGSGFQTFDVKGDSGALERITVVNALGRVFMEATHNPFLTMDELLSRDDLGSVFLDFHAEATSEKAAMGQYLAGRVAGVVGTHTHVATADTRLLRGGTAFQTDAGFTGPMDSVIGADPEGPILRFTTEMHSRFTVKDGPAELNGVIMHIEDGRAEFVERYHHEERA from the coding sequence ATGTTGCGTGTCTTGTTTGTGGGCGATGTGTACGGGAAGCCGGGGCGGCGGGTGCTGGCCTCGCATCTGCCCACCATTCGCAGTCAGTTTCATTTCGTGATCGTGAACGGCGAGAATGCCGCGGGCGGGTTCGGGCTGAACCGGGAGAGTTTCGACGCGATCACCCGGGCGGGCGCGGACTGCGTCACGCTCGGGAATCACGCGTGGCATCACAAGGAGGTGTTCTCGCTGCTGGACGACCGGCGCGTGGTGCGTCCCGTGAACCTGCCGATCGGCACGCCGGGCAGCGGCTTCCAGACCTTCGACGTGAAGGGCGATTCGGGCGCGCTGGAGCGCATCACGGTCGTGAACGCGCTGGGGCGGGTGTTCATGGAGGCGACGCACAACCCGTTCCTGACGATGGACGAGCTGCTGTCGCGGGACGATCTGGGGTCGGTGTTCCTGGACTTCCATGCGGAGGCGACGAGCGAGAAGGCCGCGATGGGGCAGTACCTGGCGGGCCGCGTGGCGGGCGTCGTGGGGACGCACACGCACGTGGCGACGGCGGACACGCGCCTGCTGCGGGGCGGGACGGCCTTCCAGACGGACGCGGGCTTCACCGGCCCGATGGACAGCGTGATCGGCGCGGACCCGGAGGGACCGATCCTGCGGTTCACGACGGAGATGCACAGCCGCTTCACCGTGAAGGACGGCCCGGCGGAGCTGAACGGCGTGATCATGCACATCGAGGACGGTCGCGCGGAGTTCGTGGAGCGGTACCACCACGAGGAGCGCGCCTGA
- a CDS encoding AfsR/SARP family transcriptional regulator: MAADFEQLYREGRYQEAITAASALSQPTTRSLTVIGVSYLRLGDATQADTPLLSAKDLREPEAMVEYGNLLRFTGRLQDAESYLTDLLPGMEGEWKTKCQRWLGVTQHQLGKIKESLDSLEKVRKDYDSRGDSVNAARVRQNLFVVYSDIGETKKSHRMIEEAVVVFRKCSDSSLLITGLRNLVISLLALNRLEEIPSLLIEIETLLGNEVTPSHLSYWSSKAVLFERNLISRSEYIKILDNIIDLSEKYESYEYLVWALVKKVEYLIQSDRNSEAMRLVYQAPQDEFGQFPTSIRIVRAMINRRMGNLVEAVEELGAVAADLEAAGNIAELARVRLQLAYALHLDGQPDASADVLRAALQGLLRTNIHPSMRPELEELAELLHFAALEPSLAPYLEPVMDSLAGVLGGVSGDEGGERVRLQVHTLGRVSILRGGDPVTFQLKGTVPLLVYLALTPNRTRLEIQQDLYPDKDPDAASSYVRKGIQELRELLGHGAVLTEGPRNHSRYRLGPGLQLDLDLTRFLDAIGRAETARALALYRGEFLPGSDESEWVLQKRDEARLALTFELQNQMVAFQENHEWRRVILLANQYLRVDPYEVSVHALRVEAARRVGTAAELGRYVAAMNSASN; this comes from the coding sequence GTGGCAGCCGACTTCGAGCAACTTTATCGCGAAGGCAGATACCAGGAAGCGATCACCGCCGCCTCAGCGCTCTCACAACCCACAACTCGTTCGTTGACGGTCATCGGTGTCTCGTACCTGCGGTTGGGGGACGCCACCCAGGCTGACACGCCACTGCTCAGCGCAAAGGACCTGCGGGAGCCGGAAGCGATGGTGGAATACGGGAATCTGCTTCGTTTCACCGGCCGCCTCCAAGATGCTGAATCATATCTGACAGATCTCTTACCTGGGATGGAAGGAGAATGGAAAACCAAATGCCAACGTTGGCTTGGTGTAACCCAGCATCAACTCGGTAAAATTAAAGAATCACTTGATAGTCTGGAGAAAGTCAGGAAAGACTATGATTCCAGGGGAGATTCTGTAAACGCTGCCAGGGTTCGACAGAATCTATTCGTCGTATATAGCGATATCGGGGAAACTAAAAAGTCTCACCGAATGATAGAAGAGGCGGTTGTCGTATTTAGAAAATGTTCTGACTCATCTTTATTGATAACAGGTCTCAGAAATTTAGTAATCTCCCTTTTAGCCTTGAATAGACTGGAAGAAATTCCATCGCTGCTTATTGAGATCGAGACACTACTTGGAAATGAGGTTACTCCTTCCCATCTGAGTTATTGGAGCTCAAAGGCCGTTTTATTTGAGCGAAACTTAATTAGTAGAAGCGAGTATATCAAAATCCTTGATAATATTATTGATCTTTCGGAGAAATATGAGAGTTACGAGTATCTTGTCTGGGCGCTGGTCAAGAAGGTTGAGTACCTGATTCAGTCGGATCGGAACAGTGAGGCGATGCGGTTGGTGTATCAGGCGCCGCAGGATGAGTTCGGGCAGTTTCCGACCTCCATCCGGATCGTGCGGGCGATGATCAATCGTCGGATGGGGAACCTGGTGGAGGCGGTGGAGGAGTTGGGGGCGGTCGCGGCGGATCTGGAGGCGGCGGGGAACATCGCGGAGCTGGCGCGGGTGCGGTTGCAGCTGGCGTACGCGCTGCATCTGGATGGGCAGCCGGACGCGTCGGCGGACGTGTTGCGTGCGGCGCTGCAGGGGTTGCTGCGGACGAACATTCATCCGAGCATGCGGCCGGAGCTGGAGGAGCTGGCGGAGTTGCTGCATTTCGCGGCGCTGGAGCCGAGCCTGGCGCCATATCTGGAGCCGGTGATGGACAGTCTGGCGGGCGTGCTGGGGGGCGTGTCGGGGGATGAGGGTGGGGAGCGGGTGCGGTTGCAGGTGCACACGCTTGGCCGCGTGAGTATTTTGCGGGGTGGGGATCCGGTGACGTTCCAGTTGAAGGGGACGGTGCCGCTGCTGGTGTATCTGGCGTTGACGCCGAACCGGACGCGTCTGGAGATTCAGCAGGACCTGTACCCGGACAAGGATCCGGATGCGGCGAGCAGTTACGTGCGCAAGGGCATTCAGGAGTTGCGGGAGTTGCTGGGGCATGGGGCGGTGTTGACGGAGGGGCCGAGGAACCATTCGCGGTACCGGTTGGGGCCTGGGTTGCAGCTGGATCTGGATCTGACGCGGTTTCTGGATGCGATCGGGCGGGCGGAGACGGCGCGGGCGCTGGCGTTGTACCGGGGGGAGTTCCTGCCGGGGTCGGACGAGAGCGAGTGGGTGCTGCAGAAGCGTGATGAGGCGCGGCTGGCGTTGACTTTCGAGCTGCAGAATCAGATGGTGGCGTTCCAGGAGAATCACGAGTGGCGGCGCGTGATTCTGCTGGCGAACCAGTACCTGCGGGTGGATCCGTATGAGGTGTCGGTGCATGCGTTGCGGGTGGAGGCGGCGCGGCGGGTGGGGACGGCGGCGGAGCTGGGGCGGTACGTGGCGGCCATGAATTCCGCGTCGAACTGA
- a CDS encoding HD-GYP domain-containing protein, producing the protein MPQSDDFNLHLLSLQTPSFQKISLALPHQEELAPEVPEEDLLLIAQPSALFLLDDSGRVLRVSGAWEDVTDLHPDDAVGLPLSALVRLPNTRYPEGLLTHEGSCDDAVLRAQAGSRRVRITWNRRGRYIVGNLDRLELTARAEYDANMREQQLMRDLDDAVSCLGVSLDSWQSQHVERMVGLSTRLAEALSLSPELIRAVRWGAALHDVGKSRVPDEILWKNGALSNEEYEVMLQHPVWGVEIVERLAFLPPEVRAAVLHHHERYDGTGYPAGLAGGHIPLTARIVAIADVFDALTSVRSYKPAWSYQAATEHLIAGAGTQFDPWLVRVFVLDVLGFRHLQARLDAIHLT; encoded by the coding sequence TTGCCTCAGTCCGACGACTTCAACCTGCATCTCCTGTCCCTGCAGACGCCGAGCTTCCAGAAGATCAGCCTCGCGCTGCCCCACCAGGAAGAGCTCGCGCCCGAGGTCCCGGAAGAGGACCTGCTGCTCATTGCACAGCCGTCGGCCCTCTTCCTGCTGGACGATTCGGGCCGGGTGCTGCGGGTCTCCGGCGCCTGGGAAGACGTGACGGACCTGCACCCGGACGACGCGGTGGGTCTGCCGCTCTCAGCCCTCGTTCGCCTGCCGAACACGCGCTACCCGGAAGGACTGCTGACGCACGAGGGCAGCTGCGACGACGCCGTGCTGCGCGCGCAGGCCGGGTCGAGGCGCGTGCGGATCACGTGGAACCGCCGGGGCCGGTACATCGTCGGGAACCTGGACCGGCTGGAGCTGACGGCCCGCGCCGAGTACGACGCGAACATGCGCGAGCAGCAGCTCATGCGCGACCTGGACGACGCCGTGTCGTGCCTGGGCGTGTCGCTCGACTCGTGGCAGAGCCAGCACGTGGAACGCATGGTGGGCCTGTCCACACGGCTCGCCGAGGCACTGTCGCTGAGTCCCGAACTGATCCGCGCGGTGCGCTGGGGCGCGGCCCTGCACGACGTGGGCAAGTCGCGCGTGCCGGACGAGATCCTCTGGAAGAACGGGGCGCTGTCGAACGAGGAGTACGAGGTGATGCTGCAGCACCCGGTGTGGGGCGTGGAGATCGTGGAGCGCCTGGCGTTCCTGCCCCCGGAAGTGCGGGCGGCGGTGCTGCATCACCACGAGCGGTACGACGGCACGGGGTATCCGGCGGGACTGGCGGGCGGGCACATTCCGCTGACGGCGCGCATCGTCGCGATCGCGGACGTGTTCGATGCGCTGACGAGCGTGAGGTCGTACAAGCCCGCGTGGTCGTATCAGGCGGCGACGGAGCACCTGATCGCGGGGGCGGGCACGCAGTTCGACCCGTGGCTGGTGCGGGTGTTCGTGCTGGACGTGCTGGGCTTCCGGCACCTGCAGGCGCGCCTGGACGCGATTCATCTGACCTGA
- the fdhF gene encoding formate dehydrogenase subunit alpha: protein MTQAPLQEGMIIVNGVHMDARPGEYVVDALNRSRTELPQVCYHHQLGPIQTCDTCIVEIDGKLERACATPVRAGQVVRTEVSAAKRAREEAYDRILGNHQLYCTVCDNNNGNCTVHNTVSLIGVEHQNRPFQPKPYEIDNTNPFYRYDPDQCILCGRCVEACQNLQVNETLTINWESANPRVLWDGGKDIGESSCVSCGHCVTVCPCNALQEKSMLHEAGMFTGIPLPMFNSAVAVVKNVEPSIGYTPILNISEIESAGREGYIEKTKTVCTYCGVGCSFEVWTKDRHILKVEPTEGPANGVSTCVKGKFGWEYTNAPDRLTSPLIREGDRFREATWDEAIRLVASKMRETVERHGPDALAFVISSKGTNEESYLKQKLARQVIGTNNVDNCSRYCQSPATVGLWRTVGYGGDSGTIKDIELARLVIGVGTNTAESHPVLATRVKRAHKLHGQELVVVDLREHEMATRADVFLRPRAGTDFVWLNAVTKLILDEGRADQAFLDEWVNGLTEFRDSIKDFTLEYAERETGLTQAQLRDLADRVVRASDHSREGGVAVLWAMGVTQQMGGSETSTAISNMLLVTGNYMRPGTGSYPLRGHNNVQGVSDFGAMPDMLPGYQKVADPEVAAKFGAAWKCTIRPERGLDNTQMIDAANKGTLKLLYLTGEEMSLTDADSNHVAAGYGKLDFFIVQDAFFSNTAHYADVVLPASPALEKEGTFTSTERRIQRLYEVMAPLKGSLPDWRIYQLVAQALGADWNYTHPSQVMAEAAALTPLIAGVTYERLEGFKSLCWPVEADGTDTPLLYTKGFHFPDGKARLYAAKYAPRTQAPTSEYDLHLNSGRMLEHLHEGNMTFRVPGIAARVPDTFVEVSPELAAERGVSDGSWVRLVSPHGAVKLRALVTPRVFGNEVYVPMNAARHEDAVNHLTGQNRDINTNTPAYKDTSVRMEVLGDVGETPLPRTDHRYATRTPQTGVEVERKWARPDYVYPGAGLGLLEGASLNGRVDAFGTGADD, encoded by the coding sequence ATGACCCAGGCTCCACTTCAGGAAGGAATGATCATCGTCAACGGCGTCCACATGGACGCCAGGCCCGGCGAGTACGTCGTGGACGCCCTGAACCGCTCGCGGACGGAACTGCCGCAGGTGTGTTACCACCATCAGCTCGGCCCGATCCAGACGTGCGACACGTGCATCGTGGAGATCGACGGGAAGCTCGAACGGGCCTGCGCGACGCCCGTCCGTGCAGGTCAGGTCGTGCGGACCGAGGTGAGCGCCGCGAAGCGCGCGCGTGAAGAAGCGTACGACCGCATCCTCGGGAACCACCAGCTGTACTGCACGGTGTGCGACAACAACAACGGGAACTGCACGGTGCACAACACCGTGTCGCTGATCGGGGTGGAGCACCAGAACCGTCCCTTCCAGCCGAAACCGTACGAGATCGACAACACCAACCCCTTCTACCGTTACGACCCGGACCAGTGCATCCTGTGCGGCCGCTGCGTGGAAGCCTGCCAGAACCTGCAGGTGAACGAGACGCTCACCATCAACTGGGAGAGCGCGAACCCGCGCGTGCTGTGGGACGGCGGCAAGGACATCGGGGAGAGCAGCTGCGTGTCGTGCGGGCACTGCGTGACGGTCTGCCCGTGCAATGCCCTGCAGGAGAAGAGCATGCTGCACGAGGCGGGCATGTTCACCGGCATTCCCCTGCCGATGTTCAACAGCGCGGTCGCGGTCGTGAAGAACGTCGAGCCGAGCATCGGGTACACGCCGATCCTGAACATTTCCGAGATCGAGTCGGCGGGCCGCGAGGGGTACATCGAGAAGACGAAGACGGTCTGCACGTACTGCGGGGTGGGCTGCAGCTTCGAGGTGTGGACGAAGGACCGGCACATCCTGAAGGTCGAGCCGACCGAGGGGCCCGCGAACGGCGTGAGCACCTGCGTGAAAGGCAAGTTCGGGTGGGAGTACACGAACGCGCCCGACCGGCTCACGTCTCCCCTCATCCGTGAGGGCGACCGCTTCCGTGAAGCGACGTGGGACGAAGCGATCCGCCTCGTGGCGAGCAAGATGCGCGAGACGGTCGAGCGGCACGGCCCGGACGCGCTCGCCTTCGTGATCTCCAGCAAGGGCACCAACGAGGAGAGCTACCTGAAGCAGAAGCTGGCACGGCAGGTGATCGGCACGAACAACGTCGACAACTGCTCGCGGTACTGCCAGTCGCCCGCCACGGTCGGCCTGTGGCGCACCGTCGGGTACGGCGGGGACAGCGGCACCATCAAGGACATCGAACTCGCGCGCCTCGTGATCGGGGTCGGCACGAACACCGCCGAGAGCCACCCGGTCCTCGCGACGCGCGTGAAGCGCGCCCACAAGCTGCACGGCCAGGAGCTCGTGGTGGTGGACCTGCGCGAGCACGAGATGGCGACGCGCGCCGACGTGTTCCTCCGCCCGCGTGCGGGCACGGACTTCGTGTGGCTGAACGCCGTCACGAAACTCATCCTGGACGAGGGCCGCGCCGATCAGGCGTTCCTGGACGAGTGGGTGAACGGCCTCACGGAATTCCGTGACAGCATCAAGGACTTCACGCTGGAGTACGCCGAGCGCGAGACGGGCCTCACTCAGGCGCAGCTGCGCGATCTCGCGGACCGCGTGGTGCGCGCCAGCGACCACTCCAGGGAGGGCGGCGTGGCGGTCCTGTGGGCGATGGGTGTCACGCAGCAGATGGGCGGCAGCGAGACGAGCACCGCGATCAGCAACATGCTGCTCGTGACCGGCAACTACATGCGTCCCGGCACGGGCTCGTACCCGCTGCGCGGCCACAACAACGTGCAGGGCGTCAGCGACTTCGGCGCGATGCCCGACATGCTGCCCGGCTACCAGAAGGTGGCGGACCCCGAGGTCGCCGCGAAGTTCGGCGCGGCCTGGAAGTGCACCATCCGCCCGGAACGCGGCCTGGACAACACCCAGATGATCGACGCGGCCAACAAGGGCACCCTGAAGCTGCTGTACCTGACGGGCGAAGAGATGAGCCTCACGGACGCCGACAGCAACCACGTCGCGGCCGGGTACGGCAAGCTGGACTTCTTCATCGTGCAGGACGCGTTCTTCAGCAACACGGCGCACTACGCGGACGTGGTGCTGCCCGCCAGCCCCGCCCTGGAGAAGGAGGGGACCTTCACGAGCACCGAGCGGCGCATCCAGCGCCTGTACGAGGTGATGGCCCCCCTGAAGGGCAGCCTGCCGGACTGGCGCATCTACCAGCTGGTCGCCCAGGCGCTGGGGGCCGACTGGAACTACACGCACCCCTCGCAGGTGATGGCCGAGGCGGCCGCGCTGACGCCCCTGATCGCGGGCGTCACGTACGAGCGGCTGGAAGGCTTCAAGAGCCTGTGCTGGCCGGTCGAGGCGGACGGCACGGACACCCCGCTGCTGTACACCAAGGGCTTCCACTTCCCGGACGGAAAGGCGCGCCTGTACGCCGCGAAGTACGCGCCGCGCACGCAGGCGCCCACCAGCGAGTACGACCTGCACCTGAACTCCGGCCGGATGCTGGAGCACCTGCACGAGGGCAACATGACGTTCCGCGTGCCGGGCATCGCCGCCAGGGTGCCGGACACCTTCGTGGAGGTCAGCCCGGAACTCGCGGCTGAGCGCGGCGTGTCGGACGGCAGCTGGGTGCGGCTCGTGTCGCCGCACGGCGCGGTGAAGCTGCGGGCGCTCGTCACGCCGCGCGTGTTCGGGAACGAGGTGTACGTCCCCATGAACGCCGCGCGCCACGAGGACGCCGTGAACCACCTGACGGGCCAGAACCGCGACATCAACACGAACACGCCCGCCTACAAGGACACCAGCGTCCGCATGGAAGTGCTGGGCGACGTGGGCGAAACGCCGCTGCCGCGCACCGATCACCGCTACGCGACGCGCACCCCGCAGACGGGCGTGGAGGTGGAGCGCAAGTGGGCGCGCCCCGACTACGTGTACCCCGGCGCGGGCCTGGGCCTGCTGGAAGGCGCGAGCCTGAACGGCCGCGTGGACGCCTTCGGGACCGGCGCGGACGACTGA
- a CDS encoding DUF1641 domain-containing protein, whose protein sequence is MAERLTYTPRVPTPAERLAEAQHESSDALIEALALLQELHEHHVLETLVKLVRGSEGLVGKSLHVLEGDSSTRLLRNLLEVGRTVSELDPDAIGALGRAATQGVSEGARRVQKGEGVGLGELMGLLRDRDVQVALGALFGTLKGFGRALRDSRGETQETEAQRKPNEERNKNRS, encoded by the coding sequence ATGGCCGAACGACTGACGTACACGCCGCGCGTCCCGACCCCCGCCGAGCGGCTCGCGGAAGCGCAGCACGAGAGCAGCGACGCCCTCATCGAGGCGCTCGCGCTGCTGCAGGAACTGCATGAACATCACGTCCTCGAGACGCTCGTGAAACTGGTGCGGGGCAGCGAGGGCCTCGTCGGCAAGAGCCTGCACGTGCTGGAAGGCGACAGCAGCACGCGCCTGCTGCGCAACCTGCTGGAGGTGGGCCGCACCGTGTCGGAACTCGACCCGGACGCCATCGGCGCGCTCGGCCGGGCCGCCACGCAGGGCGTGAGCGAGGGTGCGCGCCGCGTCCAGAAGGGCGAGGGCGTGGGCCTGGGTGAACTGATGGGCCTGCTGCGCGACCGGGACGTGCAGGTGGCGCTGGGCGCCCTGTTCGGCACGCTGAAGGGCTTCGGGCGGGCGCTGCGTGACTCGCGCGGCGAGACGCAGGAGACGGAAGCGCAGCGCAAACCGAACGAGGAGCGCAACAAGAACCGCAGCTGA